Genomic window (Phragmites australis chromosome 5, lpPhrAust1.1, whole genome shotgun sequence):
CAGTCTCATTCTAGTCTGAGAGAGCTTCAATCTGCAATCTAGCTCGGCGGATACAAGCTCTCTATAACTCATGCAAACGGATCCACTTGTTAGTGttacaaaatcatctttatatgagtaaataattataatatcaaCTTTTACATCTGCTCATACGATCTTAGATTCAGTTAACTAaacaaaaattcaactcaaactaTCCAGATAAatacaaccaaataaaaaatattcttttcaataaatatggtTCTACCTAGTCTGCTTCCTCTTATAATTCTTATATGATGTAGCTCTGTAAAATCCCGTTTGAGAAACCAAATACACTCTTAAGAGTCCGTTGAAGCACGTAGACGTCGTTCAATGTTTTGGGGATGCTACTTATATGGAGATATAGAAAACAAGATTTATGAACTAAGCCGGAGATGCTCTTACCTCGTGTGACAACGAGTAGCTGGTGAGGTGGCAGGTGTCCACGTGGACGGCCAGGAGCTTCCGGATGTCGAGGATCCTGTCCGTCGATATGCCCTAGAAACAGCAAGCGGCATACATTGGTCAGCAAAATGGAATAAATTTCATTATCTACAGATTAGTTCGACAAAGTGATGTTCtttgtttgagaaaaaaaagttgGCAACGTTTGTCCCTCTCAAATCAGGCTTAGTCGTCATTACTCTGACACTTAAACTGCTTAATTCTGAGTTCACAAAAAAGGGAACTGCTTAATTCTGCATTCAACTACTAAAGCTAGAAAACACTATACGACTCACAAACACGTCTTTTTAGTCACATGTGTGCATGTTCTTTATGTTTAAAAATGTTAGTATGCACATTTATTTTTAAGCCATCTGTTAGTACGCACACGAACTTCATGCATTTGTGCTTACATATTGCAAATTAGCAATTACGATAAGTTGGTAGCCACAGCTCGACTAAAGTTGTATATATATCAGATAGtattgtgtgtgtatatatataaataacacGATCCCAAGCCGAACAGGTGGCAGAACCACCCATATATTGTGAACAATACATACGTGGTGCTTCCCGTAAAATTCgagcaagaaaaaaagaataagacgCCTCACCTTGAGCGTGAGCTTCGTGTAGTCCGGCGTCTCAACGGTGACGTCCAGCACGGTGGGCAACACTGCAGCAAGAGTTCCATTCCacgaaatcaaatcaaataactTACAATTGCAGGCTGAAACAACAATCAATCACTCGCGACCGATATCTCTTCGTCAGCAATTCAAAACTCTAACTCAATGGAACAGTTTGCTTCTCGTTAATTTGCTTTTCCCTGGGAAAACCATTTCGGACAGACTAAAGTTCTGAATAATTTATCAGTAGGCTGGGCAATTCGCTGCACctttctcttccttcttcttcttgtccccCTTGGCCTTGTGCGGCCTGGCCTTCCCTGCCTTGGGCGCCATGTCTGCTCCAAGCTAACCAAGCACTGCACTGAAACCTTATCGCCACCAGTCAAAGCTCTGAAAAAACAAGGCTAAGGTGCCCTTGGCATTGTAGAGAAGCAGAGTTGTTAGCTTGGAAGGAGGAGATAGCGAGGCAGCGGAGAGGTTAGAGGTAGAGAGAGGATAAGGTGTTTTTGGAGATATATAGTAGTCGTAGCGTAGGCTCGTAGCGTAGTAAGCAGGTAGCATGTACTACAGCTCCTGAACCTGAAGGGGTTCGTGCAGAATGTAAAGAGGACGAGAGAGGAAGATACTGAATACTCCTACAGATGGATGGACTGGTTGTAAGAATGGAATGTTTTTGTTGATGTTAGGTCCGTCAAAATAGACTATGTACAAAATATAGcaactttgtaatattatgaaactaCTATTAAGACAAATATAGCTATACTATTTTCAAAACTtcaatcaaaatattaaaaagataatGATGTTTAAAGTTTAAACGTGTTGACTACAAGAAACTCAAAATGAAATTCTTCCGTAATTAGAGGGAGTATATATTGTGACCTTTGTTTGTGAAGTTTTGTTAAAGCACGAAATTCTTCCGtgactagagggagtatatACTATGACCTTTGTTTGTGAAGTTTTGATAAAGCGATGCGATTATCTGACGAACACGTGGTGCAGGAGTATCCACctgcacattttttttcttttcttttacggTGTCTGTGTATGCTCTAGAAGTCGGTCATGCGGGCGACGTTTTGTACTTTGTGAGGATTTTGTTTTACTGGCAGAATGGCAGGCATGCATGAATGATGTGAGCCACATAAACGCTGCTGGTCCTGTTTGCAAATTCGTTTTCTCAGAAAAAATAGTGAATCATCGACAGTTGTATTCGCACCTGCAAACCCAGACCCTTCACTTGACAAACTTGAACCATTAGTTCTGAAAGCAAGCATCATGCAAGTCTTCTCCTGCAGTCTGAGTTCATGAATTTTCAGACCCTTATATAATTAAAAGATGGCAAACACAGTACTGTGTCTGTGCCTACAGTTCTGAGTTCTCTCTGCCATTTTTAGCATGCCCTGTACCTGTAGTGCAGAAGCGGCAGAGCAGGGTGACCAATGGAGCAGAGCCCAGTTGCACTTGTAGGGTTGCGCGCGTGTGCCGAGAGCAACGGATGCGGTGGCATTGGTGGGACGCCCGGGAACCAATGGCCACAGGCAGCCCCTCATCCCGTCGCCCCCGCCTCTCCCTGTCGCTTTCGCGTCGCGCGGCCAATCCCATCTGCCACAACCTTCGCTCGTCTCGTCTCACCTCGCGCGCCTCGGCGCTCCGACGCCCCCCGAGTGGCCGCCGAGTCGTCCCCTCCCCACCTCCTATCTGCCGCCGCTGCTGTTCCGCTGACCCCGCGGGCTAGGCCTATCTCGCCGAGGCCCGTGGCCACACGTTTGTCACCGCGCCACGGTTTTTGACTGCGCCGGATCTGGAGGGTTCCACGACGCCGGCCAGGCCGGGCGCGCCGCGGGCGGGCAGTGGCATTTGACTGCGTAGTGGCGAACgggaaagcaaattttatattaCGTTATTTAGAAAAATTCTCGTGAGATTTATATTTAAGctaaaaaatagaaagataaAGTGAACACGTATTATCacagagaaaaaatattttgtaaaatatgattctataaaatttgcttttcaCATACAGGACGCTATGAAATTCATGTCTAAAAAAATCCATCCTGCCTGTGTGACCTGTGCTAGAGCCTAGAGGGGAGCTCCTGCTGATGGCAGTGTTCGATTATCGCCAGGCTATGAAATTCATGTTCtcaacaaaaaggaaaatgaattaTAATTTCACAGTCCACCAAGGCTTGTGCTAAGGATATGTTTCTGTTTGCTCATCTGTCCAAGTTCAGCCAGTTTCATGCTGAATGGCGTCTATAATTGACAAGTGTGAGTAAATCGCACATAGCAAAACGTCATTGGTGGATCCAATTCTATTTTTTAAGGTAGTGGACCCAATTCTAAGGTCTTATGGGCCTCGCCCCTTATTGCAGGTCTCAAATCTGGGGATGACCTAACAACACAGCTCTGTGTGACCTTTGTCGTTTCACCCTCCCAAGAGTCACTTGGGTCACTCATGAGCGGCGTGGCATTCACGCAGCAACGAACTTTATTTTATACTAATTGAATATCTATGCGCATTGCAATAAGAGCTAAAAATTTATACACGATAATATTATTGAGTCTTCTAAAACTAGCTAATCAATTGAATAAAATTAACGAATAGATAAAACAACTAATAAGAAGGGCTAAGAGTGGCAGTCCAATTTATCTCAAATATTTCCCACCGCAAGTGCAGCACAAGGATAACAAGCTAACAAACAACAACATGATAATTGAATAGGAAACTAGACTTCAGCTATAGGCAGTGTTTAGAGAGAGTAAGAATGGGAACATTTATCATGTTCGACAAGCATGAATCACCAATCTAGGGCACTTGATGAAATCAAATAACTAGAAACCAATTATTATATCACAAAGAAGAGCAATGAGTGTATATCTGCCTTTTTTTATCACCCTGAGTCTTGGATGCTTTCCCAACTCTGTTCTTACTCTGCATTCAAAATGGCTTTGCATGAATTATGGCTTCTTCCCAAAATGGCTTATGTAGCCACATCACatcacatatttttttcttataaaatgTCTTATGGCAAAATACAATTCGCATCCAAACCAAACAACAGCATCcaaattttgagagaagaaACACAAaagctatatttttttacaGAAAAGGCATACACCATGATTAATTGATCATAGACATAAAAAACTGCAATAGATCATCAACTGTTTGTTAGGCAGAGGTTGTAGCTCACCTATATCATTTTACTTGATTAATAGATCATAGACATAAAAACCGTGATAGATCATCAACTGTAAATTAAACATTAAAACGTGATGGAATGTAGTGTTACTGGGAAGCACAATCCAAATCTATAAACATACTCTTTACTATGATAGACTTATTGGCAATGAATGGAATGGAATATCATGATTAACAAATAGGATTTACATGTATGTTAACCAGCTTACAAGGCGTAGAAAGAGTGTTGCATCTGCATGTTACAAAAGAACAGTTCCAAGATGACATTAGACAACAAAGAAACAATCCACTCTACAGAAGACACAAATGCAATCcaataaattctaaaattagtgaTAAAATATAGGATGAGCAAAATACAAAAAACATATACCTTTGTTACGCACTACACAGTTCACGAAAATTGATTTCGCAAATTTTTATGGGTATATAGGACGATACGACGCCCGTTGATTTCGTCAAAGTGGAAGAAAATGTAGTAGCGCATCGTAAAAGGCTACAAGTTTTTGCGTAGCTCCTCCAGGTGCAGCCACTGCATCTCCCATTCCTTCCTTCAAGATTGGAAATATAAGAAAAAGTAAGATTTATGAATATTGAAATTCTTATCGACGAACCTACATTAGTTTCATCTTACCCATTCCTTCGAGATTGGGTAAGATCTATCAACTGCATATTTATTCAGTCCTAATACGCTCTACATTTCAAAAAGAAGGGAGTACAATTTTGTGTGTCAACAATcacaataatatttttctatggCCTCTGTAAAAGTCTGgctttttgcaattttctctcTCGATATGTGTTTCCAAGTGTATGGAGTTAGATTGACAAAGGAAAAAATTAAGGATACAATGCACTTTTGATATCACTATTTGCAATGCAATTGGTAGACACTTATTGTTAgcttgaaaaaaattcaaacagtAGCCTTCGGATCTCTAGCTCCATTGACAATTGTGCGAGCATAATATTTCTTTAGATAGTAACACGAGGGGTGAAGTACTTATCAGATAACCTTTCAGATGATGGTTGTGTTGATTGGCCTTGATTGCAACCTTGTCAGCAACATTTCACAGCATCTCCTTCCTTGGAATGTCTAATGAtcaaggagaaagaaaaaaaagatcagCACAAATAAAATAGGAATAAAAGCTCTTGCCTTGACACAGAATGATACCATGAAATGCAATAAATTGGTTCTAATTATGCTTTTGTTAAAACTAGTACATAACAAACAAGTATGATAAACCAAAGCTAAATAAATAGTCATATTGTAGTCatgaaaccaaaaagaaaagataatgaTTCCACATGCCCTAATGCCTAGATAATACATCATTTGAGACTGTTGTCCTTTCTTGAATTCACATTATAAAGCAAGAACACGGTGACTTAGTTCATATCCAGATGCATCATTATGGCTTAATCAAAGAAGAAAGCAGAATTTACGGTCACCATACATTATATAGAGAAGATAAGTAAATTTTCGGCTGTAGGACAATAACGATGACATATCACTAGCATCAACGACCTTAATGTCAATCATCGTCCTCAAATGTGCTACGCTCTTTGCTATGCTCCCACAATCACATGCTGCTATTTGGTGCCAACGCCCCTGACAACTCCCAATTTATGATGCTACATGTTAATATGCTCTTAGTCCTCAAAGACTAGATTTGAATATGCTAATGTATAGTTACCTCTACTCACTGACTTGATATGAATTTGTGGAAATATTGCCTGATACCTTGACTAGACAATTCAATTTTAGGGCTTACCTTGCTATAGGCTCGAGGATGGCGTCAAGGCTGAGGAGGACATCGACGCGACATACCCACATCGGCCTCTGGCGTAGGGGAACAGCCGCGGTGTCGGTCCATGAAGAACGGAGCAGCAGCCGACATGAATGGTGTCGAGAGGAATGGAACTGGGCATCAACGGCGGTAGCTGGCGAGGGAGAACAAGATATATGGTGGATGATCTACTGCAACGCTCCTCCGCAGTACTTGGCGGGCACCCATGCCCACGAAGCGCTGTCACGCCCAGCAGCACTGTCTGCGCCACCTTCGTGATGCTATCGAGTGGTAGCACCCTCAACGGTGACGAGATGCCACACCTAGCACTGGCGCCTGTGACGCTGCCCTCACCATCCATGACGCACACCCTCGCCTGGCCCCAGGCTACCTTAGCCAAATTTATGCACGAACCACGCCAATGCGCCACCATGCCCTCCTCGCGCGCCCTCACCTCTGTTCCATTAAATCCTTAGTGATGCACCAATCGCCCCCCACAACCTAGATCTGCCCCTTGTGCGCGAATCGGTAGAGGGTGGTGGTGTATGATCGGGAGTCGACGATGACTAGATCTGAAGCTGGGAAAGTAGGGGGTGAAGCCTGAGTGGACGAAGATGACCACAATAGCGGCAATGAAGCCCCAATCTGTGACGGGAGTGGACAAAAATGACCCAAGAGTGGGCGAGCGGTGTAGACGGACGGAGGAGAGCGGGCGAGCGAGCTAGCGGATCAGGAAAAAAGGACATGGGCATATATATTTAGGGTGTGAGGGATTCACTAGACGTGAGGCTCATtagatattttttaagtagtagaaatatatatttttttaaaaaaatgtaaatatatgtgtttattttgaaaaaatgtAAGGACaacatgttaaaaaaatctcatttaaaacattattaaaatagtaataaatttttctaaaaacattATGTGATGTAAATGATGATATTATCCATCTTAAAAAAACTTCAggcaaaaatataatttataattttttttaaaatagacatatatatatatttgtaatttttatttaaaaatagaaagtttccGCAGCAACTCCACACCACAGTCCTCACGCCGCTAGTGCCCATCGCTTCCTTCGCCGCTTCAGTCGCAGCAATCTACGACACCTACCACGCAGCGGTAACCGATCCCCCTTCCCTTCCATTCGCCCACACCGCAGGCGCACTCGATGGCGACGGAGCTGACGGCGGCGCAGCTGCGGGCGTACGACGGCAGCGACCCGTCGAAGCCGATCTACGTCTCCGTCCGCGGCAAGGTCTACGACGTCACCTCTGGCCGCGGCTTCTACGGGCCCGGCGGTGCCTACGCCGTGTTCGCCGGCCGCGAGGCCAGCCGCGCCCTTGGCAAGATGTCCAAGGACGAGGCCGACGTCTCGGGGGACCTCTCCGGCCTCTCCGACAAGGAGCTCGGCGTCCTCGCCGACTGGGAGACCAAGTTCCAGGCCAAGTACCCCGTCGTCGCCCGCCTCGTCGGCGCCTGAACTCATAATCTGAATTgaacccctccccccccccccccacccaatCAGCcgcgaccaccaccacctctctACCGCGGCAAGTATTACTGTAATTGTATCCTACCTCTTGAGGTTGCTTGATACATTAGCTACCCAATAATCTGAATGGAGGATAAATGTGCTTGCCACATTACTCCCTGTATGCAATGTTATCGGTCAGGATATATGTGCTTGCTTGCTGTATAAGTGTAACTACAT
Coding sequences:
- the LOC133919980 gene encoding probable steroid-binding protein 3, translating into MATELTAAQLRAYDGSDPSKPIYVSVRGKVYDVTSGRGFYGPGGAYAVFAGREASRALGKMSKDEADVSGDLSGLSDKELGVLADWETKFQAKYPVVARLVGA